From Roseibium alexandrii DFL-11, the proteins below share one genomic window:
- a CDS encoding 4-(cytidine 5'-diphospho)-2-C-methyl-D-erythritol kinase, with protein sequence MPDHQQTAVRAELARAKVNLALHITGQRNDGYHLLESLVAFPQIGDRIALEPSEKLELDIDGPFARELDLAGDNNLVLRAVRGFAERAKIDVPSVKITLTKRLPVASGIGGGSSDAATTLRLLEDVTGVYLSDADLHELAASLGADVPVCLTPEPQVMRGIGEDLAAAPLLPACGIVLVNPKVTLETPDVFGALDKKNNPQLAKMPDAFDDIAALIAYLTNSRNDLQTPAMSACGAIGEVLNFLQGDSRILFSRMSGSGATCFGLCAPTEMRAIETDLRTAHPDWWIASGPLS encoded by the coding sequence ATGCCAGACCACCAGCAAACGGCTGTCCGGGCAGAACTCGCCCGGGCCAAAGTGAACCTTGCCCTTCACATCACCGGTCAACGCAATGACGGCTATCATTTGTTGGAGTCGCTCGTTGCTTTTCCGCAGATCGGTGACCGGATTGCTCTTGAGCCGTCCGAGAAGCTGGAGCTGGACATAGACGGCCCGTTTGCCCGGGAACTGGATCTAGCTGGAGACAACAACCTAGTCTTGCGCGCAGTCCGGGGATTTGCCGAAAGGGCAAAGATCGACGTCCCGTCCGTCAAAATCACTTTGACCAAACGGCTGCCTGTAGCGTCCGGAATTGGGGGCGGGTCAAGCGATGCTGCGACCACGCTCCGCCTTTTGGAGGACGTGACCGGTGTTTATTTGAGCGATGCTGATCTTCATGAACTCGCCGCATCGCTCGGCGCAGATGTTCCGGTTTGCCTCACCCCCGAACCGCAAGTGATGCGGGGGATCGGCGAAGACCTCGCTGCTGCCCCACTCCTGCCTGCTTGCGGCATTGTTCTTGTCAATCCGAAGGTCACCCTCGAAACGCCGGACGTCTTCGGAGCCCTGGACAAAAAAAACAATCCGCAGCTGGCAAAAATGCCGGATGCGTTTGATGATATTGCCGCGTTAATCGCCTATTTGACGAACAGCCGCAATGACTTGCAAACGCCTGCCATGTCGGCATGTGGCGCGATCGGTGAGGTATTGAATTTCCTGCAAGGGGACAGCCGGATCCTCTTTTCACGAATGTCCGGTTCCGGCGCGACTTGTTTTGGCCTCTGTGCTCCAACGGAAATGCGCGCGATTGAAACCGATCTGCGCACCGCGCATCCCGATTGGTGGATCGCCTCTGGACCGCTGAGCTAA
- a CDS encoding tetratricopeptide repeat protein: protein MTQLTGAISKSIRKPLKLKLLALASAAALLPATVLADTNAQDGIPRTLGTPAELPFTLSGSYLSGRLAGFQKDFAQAAAFYEETLAADPSNPMLLERTFLLKLANGDVDDAIRYAADLDRGVQRNFLAQLVLGAKDVRDGNYGAAIELLKEGRNGPLAQLSVGIARAWAYYGAGQIDEAAETIDNLRGPEWFDVFKETHKAHLLFTAGRNEAALEAIEKAYEMDQGAIRVVDAHARLLAANGRQQDALKALDQFDRQYRGHPQLDRTREMIVSGAVIPPTVSDPSVGMAEILYGLGAVIGRDGGEELSTSYLQLALYLDPAAEYAAVALGNVFERMDQPDRAIEALMMVPDDSALKREAEIQVGLNFNALDQVDEARAHLAALIENDPGDLEAGIALGNVLRSHELYEEAEQVYSASIDTIETLEQPHWLILYFRGISRERLDKWDEAEADFRKALELEEEQPLVLNYLGYSLVDQGLKLDEALQMIKTAVELRPTDGYIVDSLGWVYYRLGRYEEAVTELERAIELRPADPVINDHLGDAYWKVGRRNEARFQWNHARDLDPEDDELPKILDKIENGLPDPANTDAANAANDNNGG from the coding sequence ATGACACAGTTGACCGGCGCCATTTCGAAGTCGATCCGAAAGCCGCTCAAATTGAAACTTCTGGCTCTTGCGAGCGCTGCTGCTCTGCTTCCGGCGACTGTTCTTGCGGACACAAATGCACAAGACGGCATTCCAAGAACGCTTGGAACTCCCGCCGAACTTCCCTTTACTTTGTCTGGCAGCTATCTTTCCGGGCGTCTCGCAGGCTTTCAAAAAGACTTTGCGCAAGCTGCTGCTTTTTACGAAGAAACCCTTGCCGCAGACCCATCCAATCCGATGTTGCTGGAGCGGACTTTTCTTCTGAAGCTCGCAAATGGTGATGTGGATGATGCGATCCGCTATGCCGCCGATCTCGATCGAGGCGTTCAGCGGAACTTCCTGGCACAGCTCGTCTTGGGCGCAAAGGATGTGCGCGACGGTAACTATGGCGCCGCAATCGAACTGCTGAAGGAGGGCCGGAATGGTCCGCTGGCTCAGCTTTCCGTCGGGATCGCGCGCGCTTGGGCCTATTACGGCGCTGGCCAGATCGACGAAGCAGCCGAGACCATCGACAACCTCCGCGGCCCGGAGTGGTTCGATGTCTTCAAGGAAACCCACAAGGCGCATCTTCTGTTTACAGCCGGCCGGAACGAAGCTGCACTTGAGGCTATCGAAAAAGCCTATGAGATGGATCAAGGGGCAATCCGCGTCGTTGATGCCCACGCCCGCCTCCTCGCAGCCAATGGCCGCCAGCAGGATGCGCTGAAGGCGCTTGATCAGTTCGACCGGCAATACCGGGGCCATCCGCAATTGGACCGGACCCGTGAGATGATTGTATCAGGCGCTGTCATCCCGCCGACTGTTAGCGACCCGTCTGTCGGCATGGCCGAGATCCTATACGGACTGGGCGCCGTGATCGGCCGTGATGGCGGAGAGGAATTGTCTACCTCCTACCTTCAGCTGGCACTTTATCTTGATCCAGCTGCAGAATATGCAGCGGTTGCGCTCGGCAACGTCTTTGAGCGGATGGATCAGCCTGACCGTGCCATCGAAGCCTTGATGATGGTGCCTGACGACAGTGCCTTGAAGCGGGAAGCCGAGATTCAGGTCGGGCTGAATTTCAATGCTCTCGATCAGGTGGACGAAGCCCGCGCTCATTTGGCGGCGCTCATCGAAAACGACCCGGGTGACTTGGAAGCCGGGATTGCACTCGGCAATGTCCTGCGGTCTCACGAACTCTACGAGGAAGCCGAACAGGTTTATTCTGCATCCATCGACACGATTGAGACTCTAGAACAGCCGCATTGGCTGATCCTTTATTTCCGAGGCATCAGCCGGGAGCGCCTGGACAAATGGGACGAAGCTGAAGCCGATTTCCGCAAAGCGCTTGAGCTGGAAGAAGAGCAGCCTCTTGTCCTGAACTACTTAGGCTATTCCCTCGTGGATCAGGGCCTGAAACTCGATGAAGCGCTTCAGATGATCAAGACGGCCGTCGAACTGCGTCCGACTGATGGTTACATCGTCGACAGCCTGGGCTGGGTCTACTACCGGCTTGGCCGCTATGAGGAAGCTGTCACGGAGCTGGAACGCGCGATCGAACTGCGGCCAGCTGATCCGGTGATCAACGACCATTTGGGCGACGCCTACTGGAAGGTTGGCCGGCGTAACGAGGCGCGGTTTCAGTGGAACCATGCCCGGGATCTTGACCCAGAAGACGATGAACTTCCCAAAATTCTCGACAAGATCGAGAACGGCTTGCCGGACCCAGCGAACACGGACGCTGCGAACGCCGCCAATGACAACAACGGCGGCTGA
- the ppdK gene encoding pyruvate, phosphate dikinase, translating into MTKWVYGFGNGSAEGAADMRNLLGGKGANLAEMSSLGLPVPPGFTITTEVCTYYYDNEKSYPPALADEVAAAMDKVGETTGRKFGDPDRPLLVSVRSGARASMPGMMDTVLNLGLSDGTVEAIARESGDARFAYDSYRRFIQMYSDVVLGVDNHEFEDILEEYKERNDLTLDTEITAEAWQGIIEKFKALVEAELGKPFPQDPQEQLWGAIGAVFSSWMTPRAVTYRRLHDLPASWGTAVNVQAMVFGNMGENSATGVAFTRNPSTGENSLYGEFLVNAQGEDVVAGIRTPQDITEKARVEAGSSNPSLEALMPEAFAEFRSYCTRLERHYKDMQDLEFTIEQGKLWMLQTRAGKRTAKAALKIAVDMVAEGMLEEEEAVFRVEPGALDQLLHPTIDPKAERDILSTGLPASPGAASGAIVFTSDAAEQAKGDGRKVILVRVETSPEDIHGMHAAEGILTSRGGMTSHAAVVARGMGKPCVAGAGGLRIDYRNQVINVGGRQLKEGDIITIDGATGQILAGEVAMLQPTLSGDFGTLMGWADRGRRMTVRTNAETPQDAKVAREFGAEGIGLCRTEHMFFEGDRILAVREMILAETEEGRRAALAKLLPMQRQDFTDLFEIMHGLPVTIRLLDPPLHEFLPKTDEELKDVATAMGADPELLRDRALSLEEFNPMLGHRGCRLLVSYPEIAEMQARAIFEAAVAAAKATGAPVVPEIMVPLVGLKGELDLVRSSIEAMAKAVIEETGAELTYQVGTMVELPRAALKAAEIAESAEFFSFGTNDLTQTTFGISRDDAASFLGTYQTKGILEQDPFVSLDPEGVGELIKIGVERGRSTRPDIKLGICGEHGGDPSSITFCESVDLDYVSCSPYRVPIARLAAAQAALRKASGN; encoded by the coding sequence ATGACCAAGTGGGTCTACGGGTTCGGCAATGGTTCTGCAGAAGGCGCAGCAGACATGCGCAACCTGCTCGGTGGTAAGGGGGCGAACCTTGCTGAGATGAGCAGCCTCGGTCTGCCGGTGCCGCCCGGATTCACGATCACCACCGAAGTCTGCACCTATTATTACGACAACGAGAAGTCCTATCCGCCGGCGCTCGCAGATGAGGTGGCCGCGGCAATGGATAAGGTTGGAGAAACAACCGGCCGGAAGTTCGGCGATCCTGACCGGCCGCTTCTGGTGTCTGTTCGCTCCGGTGCCCGCGCGTCAATGCCTGGAATGATGGACACGGTCCTCAACCTGGGCCTCAGCGACGGCACCGTGGAAGCGATTGCCCGCGAATCCGGTGACGCTCGGTTTGCTTATGACAGCTACCGCCGCTTCATTCAGATGTATTCCGATGTGGTTCTCGGCGTCGACAATCACGAGTTCGAGGACATCCTTGAGGAATACAAGGAACGCAACGACCTCACTCTGGATACAGAAATCACCGCAGAGGCCTGGCAGGGCATCATCGAGAAGTTCAAGGCGCTGGTTGAAGCGGAACTCGGCAAACCCTTTCCGCAGGACCCGCAAGAGCAACTTTGGGGGGCTATTGGTGCCGTTTTCAGTTCCTGGATGACACCGCGTGCTGTCACCTACCGCCGTTTGCACGATCTGCCGGCCTCCTGGGGCACTGCCGTGAACGTTCAGGCGATGGTGTTCGGCAACATGGGTGAGAATTCCGCCACCGGCGTTGCCTTCACCCGTAATCCGTCCACCGGCGAGAACAGCCTTTATGGCGAGTTCCTTGTGAACGCGCAGGGCGAAGACGTTGTGGCCGGTATCCGGACACCACAAGACATTACCGAAAAGGCCCGCGTTGAAGCGGGATCTTCCAATCCGTCGCTTGAAGCTCTGATGCCGGAGGCTTTTGCGGAGTTCCGGTCTTATTGCACCAGGCTGGAACGCCACTACAAGGACATGCAGGATCTGGAATTCACAATTGAGCAAGGCAAGCTCTGGATGCTGCAGACCCGCGCGGGCAAGCGGACCGCCAAGGCGGCGCTGAAGATCGCTGTCGATATGGTCGCAGAAGGCATGCTGGAAGAAGAAGAAGCTGTGTTCCGTGTCGAGCCCGGCGCACTTGATCAGCTGTTGCACCCGACTATCGATCCGAAGGCTGAGCGTGACATCCTGTCGACCGGGTTGCCGGCCTCTCCGGGTGCGGCATCGGGTGCAATCGTGTTCACCTCAGATGCCGCAGAACAAGCCAAGGGTGACGGCCGGAAGGTGATCCTCGTACGTGTTGAGACCAGCCCGGAAGACATCCACGGCATGCATGCCGCTGAGGGCATTTTGACGAGCCGCGGCGGAATGACCAGCCACGCCGCTGTTGTTGCGCGTGGTATGGGCAAACCCTGTGTGGCCGGAGCCGGTGGGCTGCGGATTGACTATCGCAATCAGGTTATCAATGTGGGCGGCCGGCAGCTCAAAGAAGGCGATATCATCACGATTGATGGCGCCACCGGTCAAATCCTGGCAGGCGAAGTCGCGATGCTGCAGCCGACGCTTTCCGGCGACTTCGGAACGCTGATGGGCTGGGCGGATCGCGGCCGCCGGATGACTGTCCGGACCAATGCGGAAACGCCGCAGGACGCCAAGGTCGCGCGTGAATTCGGCGCTGAAGGGATTGGTCTCTGCCGTACTGAGCATATGTTCTTTGAGGGTGATCGCATCCTTGCAGTTCGTGAAATGATCCTTGCAGAAACTGAGGAAGGCCGCCGCGCGGCACTTGCAAAGCTGCTTCCAATGCAACGTCAGGATTTCACGGATCTCTTTGAAATCATGCACGGCCTGCCGGTTACGATCCGTCTTCTCGATCCGCCGCTTCACGAGTTCCTGCCAAAGACGGATGAGGAACTGAAGGACGTAGCGACGGCGATGGGTGCGGATCCAGAGCTTTTGCGTGATCGCGCACTGTCGCTCGAAGAATTCAACCCTATGCTCGGCCATCGTGGTTGCCGGTTGCTGGTGTCTTATCCGGAAATCGCGGAAATGCAGGCAAGGGCGATCTTTGAAGCTGCGGTCGCTGCAGCCAAGGCCACGGGGGCTCCGGTGGTTCCGGAGATTATGGTGCCGCTAGTCGGTCTCAAGGGGGAACTGGATCTTGTCCGGTCCAGCATTGAGGCAATGGCCAAGGCCGTCATTGAGGAAACCGGGGCAGAGCTTACCTATCAGGTGGGCACAATGGTCGAGTTGCCGCGCGCCGCGCTCAAGGCGGCGGAGATTGCTGAAAGCGCTGAGTTCTTCTCCTTCGGCACAAACGATCTCACGCAGACCACGTTCGGGATCTCCCGTGATGATGCGGCATCATTCCTCGGAACCTATCAGACGAAAGGCATCCTTGAGCAGGATCCTTTCGTGTCCCTGGATCCGGAAGGTGTTGGGGAGTTGATCAAGATTGGTGTTGAACGTGGCCGGTCCACCCGTCCTGACATAAAGCTCGGTATCTGCGGTGAACATGGCGGTGATCCCTCCTCAATCACCTTCTGCGAGAGCGTCGATCTGGACTATGTGTCCTGTTCACCTTACCGGGTGCCGATCGCGCGTCTGGCCGCCGCACAAGCTGCCCTGCGCAAGGCGTCCGGGAACTGA
- a CDS encoding ArgK/MeaB family GTPase: MPEPFPDVDALRSGGKRVLSRVLTRIETDTDKPETAAFLDRIAAQAKGHVLGLTGPPGVGKSTLTDALIRAFRDAGGGVAVLAVDPSSAITGGALLGDRTRLKTDPNDDQIFVRSMAARDRLGGLSDHSVAAIAVLRAAFDHVIVETVGIGQSEGDLKQAADTVLLCIQPGSGDSLQFMKAGIMELPDVVAVTKADMGAAARRAAADVKGALTLSPTGSKNWIVPVGLVSSQTGEGMEALIDQVKAHLDYLQTNGRLAARRASQHSAWFRDRVLSEYGQSGLRICQDLAEGQAHHAPFSCFSEFSEKMDACLPPVT, from the coding sequence ATGCCTGAGCCTTTTCCGGACGTTGATGCGTTAAGATCCGGGGGGAAACGGGTTTTATCCCGCGTTCTCACCCGGATCGAGACGGACACCGATAAACCGGAGACGGCTGCATTTCTGGATCGGATTGCAGCTCAGGCCAAAGGCCATGTCCTTGGTCTGACAGGCCCGCCGGGCGTGGGCAAGTCAACGCTGACCGATGCACTCATCCGTGCCTTTCGGGATGCTGGCGGCGGTGTTGCGGTTCTTGCGGTCGACCCATCGTCCGCAATTACCGGCGGTGCGCTCCTTGGAGACCGGACCCGTCTGAAAACAGACCCTAACGATGATCAGATTTTTGTGCGCTCCATGGCCGCGCGCGACCGCCTGGGTGGGTTGTCTGATCATTCGGTTGCCGCCATTGCAGTGTTGAGGGCTGCGTTCGATCATGTGATCGTGGAGACGGTGGGGATCGGTCAATCCGAGGGGGACCTCAAACAGGCTGCCGACACAGTGCTTTTGTGTATTCAGCCAGGATCGGGTGACAGTCTTCAATTCATGAAGGCCGGCATCATGGAACTACCGGATGTGGTCGCTGTGACCAAGGCTGATATGGGGGCTGCGGCACGGCGTGCAGCCGCTGATGTCAAAGGTGCACTCACGCTGTCGCCCACCGGATCAAAGAACTGGATCGTGCCTGTGGGTCTTGTCTCTTCGCAAACAGGAGAGGGGATGGAGGCGCTGATTGATCAGGTCAAAGCCCATCTCGATTATCTGCAGACCAATGGCAGGTTGGCTGCCCGCCGGGCCTCGCAACACAGCGCCTGGTTCCGTGACCGGGTGCTGTCTGAGTATGGGCAATCGGGTCTGAGGATCTGCCAAGACCTTGCCGAGGGTCAGGCACACCATGCGCCGTTCTCCTGTTTCTCCGAATTTTCGGAAAAAATGGACGCCTGCCTGCCGCCGGTAACCTGA
- a CDS encoding bifunctional diguanylate cyclase/phosphodiesterase: MQTKLKNSGGRIANVIIIPLVTLVFLSVAGIFFLMHWSARISDDSAQQSQLQLISGALQLVSDDLARQQSGVATWDAAFHITNAPNLDQEWVFDNMTHWLYANHGFTKSAVVGKDYAVKALFAHDHNNSWLTPDLLARLKPAIAKVRARYIISFRKLPSGLYSYEPSQRDQRYSIFETGVVSVKGEPHLFSVAAIARQIQSVIPKRVPPTVMISLAPLRGEKMSEIMHMTRLDGFILAQKQTDREGIGQLRLRGPTGAPIGVIAWQVDRPGTQMLTRINPFLGMAAFMITAVVIAVTAFTRHMTKRLAVSEAQAVHTSRHDALSGLPNRAHFHRLLTDMLQDTNSRGRETAVIYIDLDHFKDINDTLGHSAGDMVIVAVGKRLTHVLGDNGIVARISGDEFAMVIPNSKSDEWLEYILDQIQDEISQPIKIGARELHASLSIGASVAPRDGIDPDELLRKADIALYDAKENGRNRRSFFEANMEDHVQSKDKLSRELRMALKNDELTLAYQPQSDTAAQRIVSVEALARWTKEDGTVVSPAQFIPVAEETGLINELGLWVLNKACAKAHDWPDVVMSVNVSPNQFKHPRFVEKVMAILATNNLAPQRLEIEVTESVFAGRNDTVLKSLRRLKNLGIKVALDDFGSGYSSLSYLRRFPFDTLKVDRDFLSDMDGNPEAEAIIVSIIQLGKALGMTIVAEGIETIEQIRFLQAHGCHRMQGYFISQPLNETDLAKFLEDFKKEHGGDFGREFAFKMRAAEV; encoded by the coding sequence ATGCAGACCAAACTGAAGAATTCAGGTGGGCGTATCGCCAATGTCATCATCATACCGTTGGTGACACTGGTGTTTCTGTCCGTCGCCGGGATCTTCTTCCTCATGCACTGGTCGGCGCGCATCTCCGATGACAGCGCCCAGCAGTCACAGCTGCAACTGATCTCCGGAGCACTGCAACTGGTTTCCGACGATCTGGCACGCCAGCAATCCGGTGTCGCCACCTGGGATGCGGCTTTTCACATAACGAACGCGCCCAATCTGGATCAGGAGTGGGTGTTCGACAACATGACCCATTGGCTCTATGCCAACCACGGATTTACAAAATCAGCAGTGGTTGGAAAGGACTATGCCGTCAAGGCACTGTTTGCGCATGACCACAACAACAGTTGGCTCACACCGGACCTTCTCGCCCGTTTGAAGCCCGCCATTGCGAAAGTCCGCGCCCGCTATATCATCTCGTTCCGGAAGCTTCCCTCTGGACTTTACAGCTATGAACCGAGCCAACGGGATCAACGTTATTCGATCTTCGAAACCGGCGTTGTTTCAGTGAAGGGGGAACCGCATCTCTTTTCGGTTGCTGCAATTGCCCGGCAAATTCAGTCGGTAATTCCTAAGCGGGTTCCTCCGACGGTCATGATTAGCCTCGCGCCACTGCGCGGTGAAAAGATGTCTGAGATCATGCATATGACCAGGCTTGACGGCTTCATCCTTGCACAAAAACAGACTGACCGTGAGGGCATCGGCCAGCTGAGACTGCGCGGACCGACAGGAGCGCCCATCGGGGTCATTGCCTGGCAAGTGGACCGGCCGGGCACACAAATGCTGACACGGATCAATCCGTTCCTCGGGATGGCCGCCTTCATGATTACGGCGGTGGTAATCGCTGTAACGGCTTTCACCCGCCACATGACCAAGCGCCTTGCCGTCAGCGAAGCGCAGGCCGTGCATACGTCGCGCCACGACGCCTTGTCCGGTTTGCCCAACCGTGCCCATTTTCACCGGTTGTTGACGGATATGCTTCAGGACACCAACAGCCGGGGGCGGGAAACCGCTGTCATCTACATCGATCTCGATCACTTCAAAGATATCAACGATACGCTCGGTCACTCGGCTGGAGACATGGTCATCGTCGCCGTTGGCAAGCGTCTGACACACGTCTTGGGCGATAACGGCATTGTCGCGCGGATTAGCGGCGATGAATTCGCGATGGTGATTCCCAATTCCAAAAGTGACGAGTGGCTGGAATACATCCTCGATCAAATCCAGGATGAAATTTCCCAACCGATCAAAATCGGCGCCCGCGAATTGCATGCGAGCCTTTCTATTGGCGCGTCTGTTGCACCACGTGATGGCATCGACCCGGACGAGTTGCTGCGCAAGGCGGATATCGCCCTGTACGATGCAAAGGAAAATGGCCGGAACCGTCGCTCCTTCTTCGAAGCCAATATGGAAGACCATGTCCAGTCGAAGGACAAGCTCTCGCGCGAATTGCGGATGGCGCTGAAAAACGACGAACTCACTCTCGCCTACCAGCCGCAATCCGACACCGCGGCACAACGTATTGTGTCCGTGGAAGCGCTCGCCCGCTGGACCAAGGAGGACGGTACTGTCGTTTCTCCGGCGCAGTTCATTCCCGTTGCCGAAGAGACCGGTCTGATCAACGAACTCGGTCTTTGGGTTCTGAACAAGGCCTGCGCCAAGGCTCACGACTGGCCGGATGTGGTTATGTCGGTCAACGTGTCGCCCAATCAGTTCAAGCACCCACGTTTTGTCGAAAAGGTCATGGCGATTCTGGCCACAAACAACCTGGCACCTCAGCGCCTGGAAATCGAAGTCACGGAAAGCGTTTTTGCCGGCCGCAACGACACTGTTTTGAAGTCTCTGCGGCGCTTGAAGAACCTGGGCATCAAGGTCGCGCTGGATGACTTTGGCTCCGGCTACTCGAGCCTCAGCTACTTGCGCCGGTTCCCATTTGACACCTTGAAAGTGGATCGTGATTTCCTGTCTGACATGGACGGAAATCCGGAGGCAGAGGCCATCATCGTATCCATCATTCAGCTCGGCAAGGCCCTTGGAATGACGATCGTTGCCGAGGGAATCGAGACCATCGAGCAGATCCGTTTCCTCCAGGCCCACGGCTGTCATCGCATGCAGGGCTATTTCATTTCTCAGCCGCTCAATGAGACCGACCTTGCGAAGTTCCTTGAGGACTTCAAAAAGGAACATGGTGGCGATTTCGGACGCGAATTTGCGTTCAAGATGCGTGCAGCCGAAGTCTGA
- the radC gene encoding RadC family protein, with protein MSEPDAGFSEKPSADTGTKGHRQRLRERFRKTGENSLADYELLEFLLFSALPRQDTKPIAKALLKRFGSFSAALSAPRPRLKEIKGLSDNSIDTLHAIHAAIARFHTAELRERELLDSWSKVMDYLQARMAMSEVEQFRVLFLDKKNGLIADELQQTGTVDHTPVYPREVVRRALEHGATAIILVHNHPSGDPTPSRADIQMTRQLVDIAKPLGIEIHDHIIVGLRSQVSFKGLQLI; from the coding sequence ATGAGCGAACCGGACGCCGGTTTCTCCGAAAAACCTTCGGCAGATACCGGTACAAAAGGACACCGCCAAAGACTGCGGGAACGGTTTCGTAAAACAGGTGAGAACAGTCTCGCCGACTATGAACTTCTGGAGTTTCTTTTATTCTCCGCCCTGCCCCGTCAGGACACCAAACCAATCGCCAAAGCCCTGTTGAAACGCTTTGGATCTTTTTCTGCCGCTTTGTCTGCGCCGCGCCCGAGATTGAAGGAAATCAAAGGCTTGTCAGACAACAGCATCGACACCCTGCACGCCATTCATGCGGCCATCGCCAGGTTCCATACCGCAGAACTGAGGGAACGGGAGCTGCTCGATTCCTGGTCCAAAGTGATGGACTATCTGCAAGCCCGCATGGCCATGTCCGAGGTCGAACAATTCCGGGTTCTCTTTCTCGACAAGAAGAACGGGCTGATTGCCGATGAACTGCAGCAAACCGGAACCGTTGACCATACGCCCGTCTATCCCCGAGAGGTTGTGCGTAGAGCTCTGGAACACGGTGCGACAGCAATCATTCTGGTCCACAACCATCCGTCAGGAGACCCCACGCCCTCGCGGGCAGACATCCAAATGACCCGGCAATTGGTCGACATCGCCAAGCCCCTTGGCATCGAGATTCACGACCACATAATCGTTGGCCTCAGATCTCAGGTGAGTTTCAAAGGATTACAACTCATTTAG
- the map gene encoding type I methionyl aminopeptidase — protein MVTYIDAADAPMKNTGQVRLYGPEDFDGMMKAGQLTASCLDELADMVKPGVTTQEIDDFVYQYGMDHNAIPATLNYRGYTKSSCTSINHVVCHGIPNNKALREGDIVNIDVTYILDGWHGDSSRMYPVGPLKRAAERLIDVTYESLMRGIEAAKPGNTTGDIGAAIQTYVEAQRCSVVRDFCGHGLGRLFHDTPNILHYGRPGEGVELKPGMIFTIEPMVNLGRPNVKVLSDGWTAVTRDRSLSAQFEHSIGITADGCQSFTTSPKGFHKPGLPNA, from the coding sequence ATGGTCACCTACATCGATGCCGCCGATGCCCCAATGAAAAACACGGGTCAGGTGCGCCTTTACGGACCTGAAGACTTTGATGGCATGATGAAAGCCGGGCAGCTGACGGCATCCTGCCTCGATGAGTTGGCCGATATGGTCAAACCGGGTGTGACCACACAAGAAATCGATGACTTCGTCTACCAGTACGGCATGGACCACAATGCCATACCGGCTACGCTGAACTATCGCGGCTACACAAAGTCCTCTTGCACGTCGATCAACCATGTCGTCTGTCATGGCATACCGAACAACAAGGCTTTGCGCGAAGGCGATATCGTCAACATCGACGTGACCTACATCCTGGACGGTTGGCACGGTGATTCCAGCAGGATGTATCCCGTCGGGCCGCTAAAGCGGGCTGCAGAACGCTTGATCGACGTAACCTACGAATCCTTGATGCGGGGCATTGAGGCGGCCAAACCGGGCAATACGACCGGTGATATCGGCGCGGCCATCCAGACTTATGTCGAGGCGCAACGCTGTTCTGTTGTCCGCGATTTCTGCGGTCATGGCCTTGGGCGGTTGTTCCATGATACGCCAAACATTTTGCACTATGGGCGCCCCGGCGAAGGCGTGGAACTGAAACCCGGCATGATTTTTACAATCGAACCGATGGTCAATCTCGGACGGCCGAACGTGAAGGTCTTGAGCGATGGCTGGACGGCTGTGACACGCGACCGCTCGTTATCTGCCCAGTTTGAACATTCTATTGGCATCACCGCGGACGGGTGTCAGAGTTTCACAACGTCACCCAAAGGTTTCCACAAACCAGGGCTGCCCAACGCCTAA
- a CDS encoding substrate-binding periplasmic protein, with protein MAFRVSACLAGMWLSLVFGGLSLADENRLLIVGFSTPPYLSIGPDDEPRGLLVDLVKTAAAESDVQVHFEVTSWPRAQLEVRKGAADLIFPVVYTPEREDWLHYPTNPITQFEMMIFAKKNPSYNFTGDVTQLHGLSIGKIASGRMHPNFRALEESGKARIASRDSLEELLTAVHLERLDGFVAPHLMTIEEAHRIDLDTVAPFARPVGVSDIYLAFSKNSTKTDAWNRLQQKLPRLDQAKADFLLSMKETGN; from the coding sequence TTGGCTTTTCGGGTTTCAGCATGTCTTGCCGGAATGTGGCTGTCCCTGGTGTTTGGCGGGTTAAGCCTTGCTGACGAGAACAGATTGTTGATCGTTGGCTTTTCAACCCCGCCATATCTTTCAATCGGCCCGGATGACGAGCCGCGCGGACTGCTTGTTGATCTGGTCAAAACGGCGGCAGCGGAATCTGACGTTCAGGTCCATTTTGAAGTAACCAGCTGGCCCCGCGCTCAGCTCGAGGTGCGCAAGGGCGCAGCGGACCTGATTTTTCCGGTGGTCTACACACCGGAGCGGGAGGATTGGCTCCACTATCCAACAAATCCAATCACCCAATTTGAAATGATGATTTTCGCGAAGAAAAACCCGTCCTACAATTTCACCGGTGACGTCACCCAATTGCACGGTCTGTCCATCGGAAAAATCGCAAGCGGGCGCATGCATCCAAATTTCCGGGCGCTGGAAGAGAGTGGCAAGGCCCGGATCGCCTCACGTGACAGCCTAGAGGAATTGCTGACTGCGGTGCATCTTGAACGTCTCGATGGTTTTGTTGCGCCGCATCTCATGACGATTGAGGAAGCACATCGGATCGATCTGGACACGGTCGCTCCCTTTGCCCGGCCGGTTGGCGTGTCAGACATCTATCTCGCGTTTTCGAAAAACAGCACAAAAACTGATGCATGGAACCGGCTCCAGCAGAAATTGCCGCGCCTTGATCAGGCAAAGGCGGATTTCCTTCTGTCCATGAAAGAGACCGGCAACTGA